In one Lolium rigidum isolate FL_2022 chromosome 3, APGP_CSIRO_Lrig_0.1, whole genome shotgun sequence genomic region, the following are encoded:
- the LOC124697202 gene encoding protein SOB FIVE-LIKE 5-like, which translates to MLLGMEGDARVAAAAGSECSSGCQSGWTTYLDDDRSSYEYSYDHAMGFHGLPQQQQQPCYVCVFSDEEDDLSMVSDASSGPRQQHSAGSEEGAAAALPSPRAARRGSRMAQPAAARRQSKVAATVASTLLEDTASSPAFFRHSKSKVTSSPEADGYGSAAGSMMDVGNAPDFSCGFFATTTGFEFESSCLNMSPMGGYLYSHAPVKPMSTRQVFRDGGDEIQRW; encoded by the exons ATGCTGCTGGGGATGGAGGGGGAcgcgagggtggcggcggcggcgggttcggAGTGCAGCAGCGGCTGCCAGTCCGGCTGGACCACCTACCTGGACGACGACCGCTCCTCCTACGAATACTCCTACGACCACGCCATGGGGTTCCACGGCctgccgcagcagcagcagcagccgtgcTACGTCTgcgtcttctccgacgaggaggatgacctGTCCATGGTCTCCGACGCCTCCTCCGGGCCACGCCAGCAGCACTCGGCCGGCTCCGAggaaggcgccgccgccgcgctccccaGTCCGCGTGCGGCGAGGAGAGGCAGCAGGATGGCGCAGCCTGCAGCGGCGAGGCGGCAGAGCAAGGTGGCCGCCACCGTCGCGTCGACTCTGCTCGAGGACACCGCCAGCTCGCCCGCGTTCTTCAGGCACTCCAAATCCAAG GTGACGAGCTCCCCGGAGGCCGACGGCTACGGCAGCGCGGCCGGTTCGATGATGGACGTCGGCAACGCGCCCGACTTCTCCTGCGGCTTCTTCGCCACCACGACAGGCTTCGAGTTCGAG TCTTCCTGCTTGAACATGTCTCCTATGGGCGGCTACCTGTACTCCCATGCTCCTGTGAAACCGATGTCCACAAGACAG GTGTTCAGAGATGGAGGTGACGAGATCCAGAGGTGGTGA